A genomic region of Papaver somniferum cultivar HN1 chromosome 7, ASM357369v1, whole genome shotgun sequence contains the following coding sequences:
- the LOC113294954 gene encoding PHD finger protein PERSISTENT TAPETAL CELL 1-like → MKHLNSISFKKRKRIERIFRFRTFCEPGHPIEFNGPFRDNIRKLVEFARVESRLSEGMNSWSFQLELNRHPAMCISLFIIEEPIEKSASRHCHYCRYVGWGNHLICNERFHFVVPSKETAVVMTVSSSYESEGSGRPATTTTITAAEISNFIESQGHLLHGVLHSNGFGHLISINGIEKGSSLAGIEIMDLWDRICTGLRARKVSINDVAKKNGMDLRLIHGVAFNESWFGRWGYGFGRGSFGVTQPMYQKAIEAVQSIPLCLLIQHLDTSYQEILFIFSKYQSLSGNPLLTLGHIFRFMQELKERLQPDIHNISSSNNTTSAGITAVNADTACRWSTKRVEMATRVIVEALMKAEFRWVSRQEVRDAARVYIGDTGLLDFVLKSLGNQIVGSYVVRRTVNPVTKVLEYCLEDLSTNFREGFSPGDPTKKYRHQITRNQLMKDLFYLYKFIFKEPKLSQNIGLLSVIPIAVRIILDSKYLIKDYKGELCQKTEIGNEEKLKLLCSVRLKNDGHEEMEITKRILEQPSPYEDLVILPPNATFRELKIEVERRFKEMYWGLKSFIAESVQDLNAVETDLVYGLVEPTGTSIVVSGKIADRETNIEEIFEDKNQNMIIDCPCGAKEDDGERMIACDICEVWQHMRCVQLTNTENVPDIYLCNRCEHDIVLCPNLP, encoded by the exons ATGAAGCATTTGAATTCTATAAGTTTCAAGAAAAGGAAGAGGATAGAAAGGATTTTCAGGTTTAGAACGTTTTGTGAACCCGGGCATCCAATCGAGTTTAATGGTCCATTTCGCGATAATATCAGAAAACTTGTTGAATTTGCAAGGGTTGAGAGTAGATTGTCCGAAGGAATGAATAGCTGGTCTTTTCAACTCGAACTCAATCGGCATCCTGCTATGTGTATCTCTCTCTTTATAATCGAAGAACCAATTGAGAAATCTGCTTCACGTCATTGCCATTATTGCCGATATGTAG GCTGGGGAAATCACTTGATTTGCAATGAGAGGTTTCATTTTGTCGTGCCttcaaaggaaactgcagtggtgATGACAGTATCTTCAAGCTATGAAAGTGAGGGTAGTGGACGACCAGCCACAACGACAACTATCACAGCTGCTGAGATATCAAACTTTATTGAGTCACAGGGACATCTACTGCATGGTGTCTTGCACTCCAATGGATTTGGCCATCTCATCAGCATTAATGGGATCGAGAAGGGATCAAGTTTGGCTGGCATTGAAATAATGGACTTATGGGATCGAATATGCACTGGCTTACGAGCAAG GAAAGTCAGTATAAATGATGTTGCAAAGAAAAACGGCATGGATTTAAGGTTGATTCATGGGGTTGCCTTCAACGAATCGTGGTTTGGACGTTGGGGTTACGGATTTGGTAGGGGAAGCTTTGGTGTTACACAACCCATGTACCAGAAAGCCATAGAGGCTGTGCAAAGCATTCCCTTATGCTTACTCATTCAACATTTAGACACTTCATACCAGGAAATCCTATTCATTTTTAGTAAGTATCAATCTCTTTCCGGCAATCCCTTGTTAACATTAGGTCATATTTTCCGTTTCATGCAAGAACTAAAGGAGCGTCTTCAACCGGACATTCACAATATATCTTCATCAAATAACACCACAAGTGCTGGAATTACTGCCGTCAATGCAGATACCGCTTGTCGATGGTCTACCAAGAGAGTGGAGATGGCAACAAGAGTCATCGTTGAAGCTTTAATGAAGGCAGAGTTTCGATGGGTTTCAAGGCAAGAAGTAAGGGATGCCGCTAGAGTTTATATCGGTGACACCGGCTTACTTGATTTTGTTCTAAAATCTTTAGGAAACCAAATTGTGGGGAGCTATGTGGTCCGCCGAACTGTAAATCCAGTAACAAAAGTTCTTGAGTATTGCTTGGAGGATTTATCGACTAATTTTCGTGAAGGTTTTTCTCCGGGTGATCCCACTAAGAAATATCGTCACCAAATTACTAGAAATCAACTCATGAAGGACTTATTCTACTTGTACAAATTCATCTTCAAAGAACCAAAACTATCACAAAATATAGGCCTACTTTCTGTGATACCAATAGCTGTAAGGATTATTCTCGACTCTAAATATCTCATTAAGGATTACAAAGGAGAATTATGCCAAAAAACTGAGATCGGTAATGAAGAGAAATTAAAGCTTTTATGCTCAGTCAGGTTGAAGAATGACGGCCATGAGGAGATGGAAATAACCAAGAGGATTTTAGAACAGCCTTCACCATATGAGGACTTGGTCATTTTACCTCCCAATGCTACATTTAGAGAACTGAAGATAGAAGTGGAGAGAAGGTTTAAGGAGATGTATTGGGGTTTAAAGAGTTTCATTGCGGAGTCAGTTCAAGATTTGAATGCCGTAGAAACGGATTTGGTTTATGGTTTGGTTGAACCAACAGGTACTAGTATTGTTGTTTCTGGAAAAATTGCTGATAGGGAGACTAATATTGAAGAAATTTTCGAGGACAAGAACCAGAATATGATAATTGATTGTCCTTGTGGAGCTAAGGAAGATGATGGAGAACGGATGATtgcttgtgatatttgtgaagtATGGCAACATATGCGCTGCGTTCAACTCACCAATACGGAAAATGTACCTGACATCTATCTGTGTAACCGGTGTGAGCACGATATAGTCCTCTGTCCTAATCTTCCATAG
- the LOC113292836 gene encoding uncharacterized protein LOC113292836: MWFTHPDFMRMVEASWNAPVYGNPDTIFPSKLKRLKEAMKLWNQTVFGNANTRFKQAQLKFEVASRNSDEDPHDVAKLNIMKDALVAVQDVRMQQHIMLKQKSRNKWVLEGSSNTSFFHSTINIRRGSNTISELVSEDGLTINDPDQIRDHGVSYYDHAFISDEESQMLDAIPSLEEVKTAVFDLGADSAPGPDGFQGAFIDTVGTLFFRIYSRLLLFAGLLNQFLMGLILVSCFACKGKRC, encoded by the coding sequence atgtggtttacTCACCCGGATTTTATGAGAATGGTTGAAGCTTCTTGGAATGCTCCAGTCTATGGTAACCCTGATACTATTTTTCCTTCCAAGTTGAAGCGTTTGAAAGAAGCAATGAAATTGTGGAATCAAACGGTTTTTGGTAATGCGAATACTCGTTTTAAGCAAGCTCAACTTAAATTTGAGGTGGCTAGTAGGAATTCTGATGAGGACCCTCATGATGTTGCGAAATTGAATATTATGAAAGATGCCTTGGTGGCTGTTCAAGATGTGAGAATGCAGCAGCATATTATGCTCAAACAAAAGTCACGTAATAAATGGGTTTTAGAGGGCTCTAGTAATACTTCTTTCTTCCATAGTACCATTAATATTCGTAGGGGTTCGAATACTAtttcagagcttgtttctgaagATGGCTTGACTATCAATGATCCAGACCAAATTCGTGATCATGGGGTGTCCTATTATGATCATGCTTTTATTTCTGATGAGGAGAGCCAGATGTTAGATGCGATTCCTTCTTTGGAGGAGGTTAAAACTGCGGTTTTTGATTTAGGAGCGGATAGTGCTCCAGGGCCGGATGGTTTTCAGGGTGCTTTTATAGACACTGTTGGGACCTTATTCTTCAGGATTTATTCAAGGCTATTACTTTTTGCTGGACTACTAAATCAATTCCTAATGGGGCTAATTCTAGTCTCATGTTTTGCTTGCAAAGGTAAGAGGTGTTGA
- the LOC113294955 gene encoding uncharacterized protein LOC113294955, producing the protein MGKVLGTPIVVDQKTLYLDFGYFAAVLVDIDFGKNIPERIRIKSGGKSFWQYLDIPKSPKFCLHCNIIVHHEKECKKKPADKTVHNNEPAQNNSTSSQDWKEIQRRRKSRKGKNSGTSQGFHGGNVGSVEKTSQLEDEVSRSEDEFNAAAPKLERAKKAAADNLTLVNRTELERTSALVTMSDGSQALINSVASASTSNTAANENDVNIVASQEHIIEQLNSSSVYQALTKKEVIISPNKLNVLSDELSFNTSANDMEDSIGESSSDESINAEQVIAGVKGTQWGGIPMDKPKPKTSRRARRVAVNNNAKKDKPVDKSSSELEWETNDLGIKVKKGVSPVITRISKTSKKSVSTSQLANSPSSGF; encoded by the exons ATGGGGAAAGTGCTCGGAACTCCAATCGTGGTTGATCAAAAAACCCTATATTTGGATTTTGGTTACTTTGCAGCAGTTCTAGTTGACATTGATTTTGGTAAAAACATTCCTGAGAGGATTAGAATTAAGTCAGGAGGAAAAAGCTTTTGGCAGTATTTGGACATACCAAAAAGTCCGAAATTCTGCTTGCACTGTAACATTATTGTCCATCATGAGAAGGAGTGCAAAAAGAAGCCAGCGGATAAAACTGTTCACAACAATGAGCCAGCACAGAATAACTCAACTTCTTCTCAAGATTGGAAAGAAATACAGCGCAGGAGAAAGAGTCGTAAAGGGAAGAATTCTGGAACTTCTCAAGGTTTTCATGGGGGGAATGTTGGTAGTGTGGAGAAAACTTCTCAGCTTGAGGATGAAGTTTCTCGTTCTGAGGATGAGTTTAATGCAGCAGCTCCAAAGCTAGAAAGAGCAAAGAAAGCTGCAGCGGACAACTTAACTTTGGTGAACAGGACCGAGTTAGAGAGAACCAGCGCCTTGGTAACTATGTCAG ATGGCAGTCAGGCTTTGATAAATTCTGTTGCTTCAGCAAGCACATCAAATACTGCTGCTAATGAGAATGATGTTAACATAGTTGCTTCGCAAGAGCATATTATTGAACAGCTAAACTCTTCTTCAGTATACCAGGCGTTAACTAAAAAGGAAGTGATTATTTCTCCCAATAAATTAAATGTGCTTTCAGATGAGCTGAGTTTCAATACTTCAGCTAATGATATGGAAGATTCTATTGGGGAGAGTTCGTCAGATGAATCCATCAATGCTGAACAAGTTATTGCAGGAGTGAAAGGTACTCAATGGGGAGGAATTCCAATGGATAAGCCTAAGCCTAAGACATCTCGTAGAGCTCGCCGCGTTGCTGTGAACAATAATGCTAAAAAAGACAAGCCAGTGGATAAATCCTCTTCGGAATTGGAATGGGAAACTAATGACTTGGGCATAAAGGTGAAGAAAGGTGTTTCTCCGGTTATAACTAGGATTTCTAAGACTAGTAAGAAATCGGTTTCTACTTCTCAGCTAGCTAATTCTCCTTCATCTGGTTTTTAA